From Psychroflexus torquis ATCC 700755, the proteins below share one genomic window:
- a CDS encoding integrase core domain-containing protein, giving the protein MKIDTPQLYESIDSYMHWYNTEKLHSSLGYLSPLEMEIKLRGFIKKVA; this is encoded by the coding sequence ATAAAAATAGACACTCCACAATTATATGAGTCTATTGATAGCTACATGCATTGGTATAATACCGAAAAATTGCATTCTAGTTTAGGATATCTCTCACCTCTAGAAATGGAAATAAAATTGAGAGGATTTATTAAAAAAGTAGCTTAA
- a CDS encoding NUDIX hydrolase: protein MYKVFVNDVPIILSTQENIGSQYININIKKAKIKKLIHKIETGELHYVNLYHKKEHKLLKHLKKKLKVIVAAGGLVYNSQKEILFIYRNKKWDLPKGKAEMDENIEETAIREVEEETHVEGLKIVKFLQTTYHIINRNGKYKLKETHWYEMKTDFQGKLIPEASEGIKKAKWKNFEKSQKALLKSYANIKLLFPKEYLLQNPNDKGN, encoded by the coding sequence ATGTATAAAGTTTTCGTGAATGACGTGCCAATAATATTATCTACTCAAGAAAATATAGGTTCACAATATATTAATATAAACATTAAAAAGGCTAAAATCAAAAAGCTTATCCATAAGATCGAAACTGGAGAGCTCCATTATGTTAACCTCTACCATAAGAAAGAACATAAGCTTTTGAAGCATCTTAAGAAGAAGTTAAAAGTTATTGTTGCTGCTGGAGGTTTAGTGTATAATTCCCAAAAAGAAATATTATTTATTTATCGCAATAAAAAATGGGACCTGCCTAAAGGAAAGGCTGAAATGGATGAGAATATTGAGGAAACTGCTATCCGAGAAGTCGAAGAAGAAACTCATGTTGAAGGCTTAAAGATTGTTAAATTTTTACAAACCACCTATCATATTATCAACCGTAACGGGAAATATAAGTTGAAAGAAACCCATTGGTATGAAATGAAAACCGACTTCCAGGGGAAACTTATACCCGAAGCTTCCGAGGGCATCAAAAAAGCTAAGTGGAAAAATTTTGAAAAATCCCAAAAAGCTCTTTTAAAATCTTACGCCAACATTAAATTGCTATTTCCGAAAGAATATTTACTTCAAAACCCTAACGATAAGGGAAATTAA
- a CDS encoding PAS domain S-box protein, translating into MEKERLKALYSYNIINSVKDESFDRLVEIAAKVCDCSYAHIAFIEKDKLWIKAKFNYEVKEIQRINSLCNITIKNPEVLIIIPDVSKDKDLKNKTFVLNTPGVRFYAGKAIVDHNGYALGTLSVFDSSPKELSDAQKDILEKLSQEVMDKIISHKKQVELKKLNESISDGKHRFQTLLNNTGDMVFLLNAELKFLEFYGKEDNLLLKKQTFINKRIDEIDLDHQLVSKLKLAVESSKQNNSSIPIEYNLLANKSQKWFNMNVTVVQRKNSETEVLCVIREVTDRKNAEKELKLINNLFSEAESLSQIGGWHYDVKKEKLFWTPILKEIAEIESHEQPDLEGALSFFKSGESAKRMTEKVQDCIHNHISYTGEFETQTAKGRSIWALVNIKPEIVDKECVGLYGTFQDITDIKNTKIKLKKERSRLNNIIDATNLGTWEWNVQTGEALFNNRFVEMLGYTTKEMTLSNSIDVWNNATHPIDLPESDKALQEHFDGKSDFYKMDLRLKHKLGHWIWVLDKGKVISWTEDGQPEWMFGTHHDITDKKVLEKDLKKNVQQFKNIFELSPVGIIITDFKSGNFLDVNKAMQDMVGYTKDEILDMNIWSITPEKEVVEKDRQAIQNLKDLKKIGPLEKVLKAKTGEFIKVMINGLIHFNEDGNRIVISTIQDITEQKRFEKKLEKSKVEAIKASQAKSEFVANMSHEIRTPLNGVIGFSDLLMKTPLNEVQHKYMKTVFQSANTLLDLINDVLNFSKIESGKLQLDIEKTSLIKLVNEVVDLTKYDAHKKGLEFVLVIEDKIPDYIWIDGVRLKQILMNLISNAIKFTHRGYVKLKVHFKNKTNNLTTISFSVEDKGIGIAKGNQKKIFNAFIQEDASVTKKYGGTGLGLSISGKILGLMNSKLKLKSQLGIGSEFYFDVSVRSEIKNKVKLPLSKDITRILVIGNVNEHCESIESYLKPFNIQTKNAQDLDRASQKMMDYSPQIIFINHMVSGVSSSVIISKLKTYKGSKSVRFVLLKNSNTEEEGIDYQTLGFNQCINKPIKQKSLFNALRKINSPKVINRQKSTENINFNKETSLKFLIAEDNLINMELIKSYLKNIYSNVKIYEAEDGQIALKLFKTHQPDFIFSDIQMPNMNGYELTKAIRKDKNGKQVPIIAITAGTVEGTKEKCLESGMNDYVSKPILQESIKNIIFEYSSKIQKQEIKKPIIKPSLKNSEKVNSSSFNKDYLMESIGHKEEFYNELIKLAIETLSEDLEELKAINFQKNEKQLKKLAHKVKGTALNLGAENLSECALDIEKSSFPKASDFSEGCDKLSDEIQNLLDTLSVYSF; encoded by the coding sequence ATGGAGAAAGAAAGACTCAAGGCGCTCTACAGTTATAATATAATTAACTCTGTAAAAGACGAAAGTTTTGATAGGCTCGTAGAGATAGCTGCAAAAGTTTGTGATTGCTCCTATGCTCATATTGCCTTTATTGAAAAAGATAAACTTTGGATTAAAGCCAAGTTCAATTACGAAGTTAAGGAAATTCAAAGAATTAATTCCTTGTGTAATATTACCATCAAAAATCCTGAGGTTTTAATCATCATTCCTGATGTTTCCAAAGATAAAGATCTAAAAAACAAAACTTTCGTTTTAAATACTCCTGGTGTGAGATTTTACGCAGGTAAAGCTATTGTAGATCATAATGGTTATGCTCTTGGTACATTAAGTGTATTTGACTCAAGTCCTAAAGAGCTTTCTGATGCTCAAAAAGACATTCTTGAGAAATTATCTCAAGAAGTCATGGATAAAATAATCTCCCACAAAAAACAGGTTGAATTAAAAAAACTAAATGAAAGCATTTCTGATGGAAAACACCGCTTCCAAACCCTTTTAAACAATACTGGGGATATGGTTTTCCTACTGAATGCAGAGCTAAAATTTTTAGAGTTTTATGGTAAAGAAGACAATCTGCTATTAAAAAAACAAACGTTTATTAATAAAAGAATAGATGAGATTGACCTTGATCACCAATTGGTGAGTAAGTTAAAACTAGCGGTTGAGTCCAGCAAGCAAAACAATTCAAGTATTCCTATTGAATATAATTTATTGGCCAATAAATCTCAAAAATGGTTTAATATGAATGTAACTGTCGTGCAGCGTAAAAACTCAGAAACAGAGGTTTTATGTGTTATACGTGAAGTTACAGACCGAAAAAATGCAGAGAAAGAATTGAAACTTATCAATAATTTATTTAGCGAAGCAGAGAGCTTATCACAAATTGGAGGTTGGCATTATGATGTAAAAAAAGAAAAGTTATTCTGGACCCCTATCCTTAAAGAAATCGCTGAAATTGAAAGTCATGAACAGCCAGACCTAGAAGGAGCGCTCTCCTTTTTTAAAAGCGGAGAAAGTGCTAAACGCATGACCGAAAAAGTCCAAGATTGTATTCATAACCATATCTCTTATACAGGAGAGTTTGAAACACAAACCGCAAAAGGAAGATCTATATGGGCTTTAGTGAACATAAAGCCAGAAATTGTAGATAAAGAATGTGTTGGATTATATGGGACCTTTCAGGATATTACTGATATAAAAAATACCAAAATAAAACTCAAAAAAGAAAGAAGTAGGCTTAATAACATCATTGATGCTACCAATTTAGGCACCTGGGAATGGAATGTACAAACTGGAGAAGCTCTATTTAACAATAGGTTTGTAGAAATGCTTGGGTATACCACAAAAGAAATGACTCTTAGCAATTCTATAGATGTTTGGAATAATGCAACACATCCAATTGATTTACCTGAAAGCGATAAGGCATTACAAGAGCATTTTGATGGGAAAAGTGATTTCTATAAAATGGATTTACGCTTAAAACATAAATTAGGGCATTGGATTTGGGTACTTGATAAAGGAAAAGTAATTTCATGGACTGAAGACGGCCAACCAGAATGGATGTTTGGAACACATCATGATATAACAGATAAAAAGGTTTTGGAAAAAGACCTTAAAAAAAATGTTCAACAGTTTAAAAATATTTTTGAATTATCTCCTGTAGGTATAATTATTACAGATTTTAAGAGTGGTAATTTCCTGGATGTCAATAAAGCAATGCAAGACATGGTTGGTTATACCAAAGATGAAATTCTAGACATGAATATCTGGTCTATAACTCCAGAAAAAGAGGTTGTTGAAAAAGATCGCCAAGCGATTCAAAATTTGAAGGACTTAAAAAAGATAGGACCTTTGGAAAAGGTCCTCAAAGCTAAAACTGGAGAATTTATTAAGGTTATGATCAATGGATTAATCCATTTTAATGAAGATGGAAATCGCATTGTCATTTCAACAATACAAGATATTACAGAACAAAAACGCTTTGAGAAAAAACTTGAAAAGTCTAAAGTTGAAGCCATAAAAGCGAGTCAGGCCAAATCTGAGTTTGTTGCCAATATGAGTCATGAAATTAGAACGCCCTTAAATGGAGTTATTGGATTTTCCGACCTTTTGATGAAAACTCCTTTGAATGAGGTACAGCATAAATACATGAAAACAGTATTTCAATCTGCCAACACACTCTTGGACTTAATCAACGATGTTTTGAATTTTTCAAAAATTGAATCTGGAAAACTTCAGCTGGATATAGAAAAAACCAGCTTAATTAAATTAGTTAACGAAGTAGTAGATCTAACTAAGTATGATGCGCATAAAAAAGGCCTTGAATTCGTTTTAGTCATAGAGGATAAGATACCAGATTATATCTGGATAGATGGGGTTAGGCTCAAACAAATCTTGATGAATTTAATAAGTAATGCCATTAAATTCACTCATAGAGGCTATGTGAAGCTCAAGGTGCACTTCAAAAATAAAACCAATAACTTAACAACTATTTCATTTTCTGTAGAAGATAAAGGTATAGGAATTGCAAAAGGAAATCAAAAGAAGATTTTTAATGCCTTTATACAAGAAGACGCTTCTGTTACAAAAAAATATGGCGGGACAGGTTTAGGCTTATCGATATCTGGGAAAATTTTGGGATTGATGAACAGCAAATTAAAACTGAAGAGCCAACTTGGAATAGGGAGTGAATTTTATTTTGATGTATCTGTTAGGTCAGAAATTAAAAATAAAGTCAAACTGCCTCTGTCTAAAGACATAACTAGAATCCTCGTTATTGGCAATGTAAATGAACACTGTGAATCTATAGAAAGTTACTTAAAGCCATTTAATATTCAGACTAAAAATGCTCAAGATCTAGATCGTGCTTCTCAGAAAATGATGGACTACTCACCTCAAATCATATTTATAAATCATATGGTTTCTGGCGTAAGTAGCTCTGTTATAATCTCCAAATTAAAAACCTATAAAGGTTCAAAATCTGTGCGTTTCGTTTTACTTAAAAATTCCAATACAGAAGAAGAAGGAATTGATTACCAAACTTTGGGTTTTAACCAATGTATTAATAAACCTATAAAACAAAAATCTTTATTTAATGCTTTAAGAAAAATCAATAGCCCAAAGGTTATTAATAGACAGAAAAGCACTGAAAATATAAATTTTAATAAAGAGACGAGTCTTAAATTTTTAATTGCTGAAGATAATTTGATCAATATGGAGTTGATTAAATCCTATCTTAAAAACATATATTCTAATGTAAAGATTTACGAAGCTGAAGATGGCCAAATTGCCTTAAAATTATTTAAGACCCATCAACCAGATTTTATTTTTTCGGATATACAAATGCCGAATATGAATGGCTACGAACTTACAAAAGCCATCAGAAAGGATAAGAATGGTAAGCAGGTACCAATCATTGCTATCACTGCAGGAACAGTAGAGGGAACTAAAGAAAAATGTTTAGAATCTGGTATGAACGATTATGTATCGAAACCTATACTACAAGAATCTATAAAAAATATTATTTTCGAGTATTCGAGTAAGATTCAAAAGCAAGAAATCAAAAAACCTATTATTAAACCTTCTTTAAAAAATTCTGAGAAGGTAAATTCAAGCTCCTTTAATAAAGACTACTTAATGGAAAGTATTGGTCATAAAGAAGAGTTTTATAACGAGTTGATCAAATTGGCTATTGAAACTCTGTCTGAAGATTTAGAAGAGTTAAAAGCTATCAACTTTCAAAAAAATGAAAAACAATTAAAAAAACTAGCTCACAAGGTTAAAGGGACAGCACTTAATCTAGGTGCTGAAAATTTATCGGAATGTGCATTAGACATTGAAAAATCATCTTTCCCCAAGGCCTCAGACTTTTCTGAGGGATGTGATAAGCTTTCTGATGAAATTCAAAATTTACTTGATACTTTATCTGTATACTCCTTCTAA
- the accD gene encoding acetyl-CoA carboxylase, carboxyltransferase subunit beta, which produces MAAWFRRKKKGIQTATEDKKDVPKGLWYKSPTGKIIDSEQLAKNFYVSPEDGYHVRIGSAEYFDILFDNGKFEELDEKLKSKDPLKFEDTKKYKDRLKEVQDKTQLNDAIRTGIGKSKGKEVVIAAMDFKFIGGSMGSVVGEKIARAVDHAIAHKCPLIIISKSGGARMMEAALSLMQLAKTSIKLTQLANAKLPYISLCTDPTTGGTTASFAMLGDINISEPGALIGFAGPRVVKDTTGKDLPKGFQSSEFLKEHGFLDFISHRKELKNKINLYLDLIMNQPVRA; this is translated from the coding sequence ATGGCAGCTTGGTTTAGAAGAAAGAAAAAAGGAATACAAACCGCTACCGAAGACAAAAAAGATGTTCCCAAGGGTCTTTGGTATAAATCTCCTACAGGTAAAATTATTGATTCGGAGCAACTAGCAAAAAACTTTTATGTAAGTCCAGAGGATGGTTATCACGTTAGAATTGGTTCTGCAGAATATTTTGACATTTTGTTTGATAATGGAAAATTTGAAGAACTAGATGAAAAACTCAAGTCGAAAGATCCCTTAAAGTTTGAGGATACGAAAAAATATAAAGACAGACTTAAAGAAGTTCAAGATAAAACTCAATTAAATGATGCCATCAGAACAGGTATTGGCAAATCTAAAGGTAAAGAGGTAGTCATTGCAGCGATGGATTTTAAATTTATTGGTGGCTCTATGGGCTCTGTAGTTGGTGAGAAAATTGCTAGAGCAGTAGATCATGCTATTGCCCACAAGTGTCCATTAATTATCATTTCAAAATCTGGAGGAGCAAGAATGATGGAAGCCGCCTTATCTCTAATGCAATTGGCTAAAACATCTATAAAACTGACACAACTTGCTAATGCAAAATTGCCATATATCTCACTTTGTACAGATCCTACTACAGGGGGGACTACAGCTTCTTTTGCTATGTTAGGAGACATTAATATATCAGAACCTGGTGCCTTAATAGGTTTTGCAGGGCCTAGAGTTGTAAAAGATACTACGGGTAAAGACCTTCCAAAAGGTTTTCAATCTTCAGAATTTTTAAAAGAACATGGGTTTTTAGATTTCATTTCACACAGAAAAGAATTGAAAAATAAAATCAATTTATACTTGGATCTGATCATGAATCAACCGGTAAGAGCTTAA
- a CDS encoding sterol desaturase family protein: MEKVKISLEDVANLDFTTIIWIAAPVMFSLVALEFYFSYKQNKKLYEGKDFMSSTFIGVVNILLNGVMKLGVFGFFLFFYNLTPFYIPQTWWSYLLCFIALDFVRYWSHRIAHEQRFWWSTHVVHHNSEYYNLSTSFRLSWTQNLKIIFFLPVILMGFHPFVFLVVHQIEVLYQFWIHTEFIKKLPRPIEFIFTTPSHHRVHHSKNEKYLDKNYGSTLIIWDRLFGTFEEEVEKPIYGITKPINTYNPFTLVFHEWIALFKDLTKARSIKEAYLTAFGSPVDYHKSEMKKMELSSEEILKK, from the coding sequence ATGGAGAAAGTTAAAATCAGTCTAGAAGATGTAGCCAATTTAGATTTTACGACTATTATTTGGATTGCAGCCCCTGTGATGTTTAGTTTAGTGGCATTAGAGTTCTATTTCAGCTATAAACAAAACAAAAAACTATACGAAGGGAAGGATTTTATGTCCTCTACATTTATTGGAGTAGTAAATATTCTTTTAAATGGTGTGATGAAACTGGGTGTTTTTGGTTTCTTCCTTTTCTTTTATAATCTTACTCCTTTTTATATACCACAGACTTGGTGGTCTTATCTCCTTTGTTTTATTGCTTTAGATTTTGTGAGGTATTGGTCTCATAGAATTGCTCATGAGCAACGTTTCTGGTGGTCTACACACGTGGTACACCATAACTCTGAATATTATAACCTTTCTACTTCTTTTAGATTGTCATGGACACAAAATCTTAAAATTATTTTCTTTTTACCAGTGATTTTGATGGGATTTCATCCTTTTGTATTTTTAGTTGTTCATCAAATAGAAGTTTTATATCAATTCTGGATACATACAGAGTTTATTAAAAAATTACCAAGACCTATTGAATTCATTTTTACTACACCTTCTCACCATAGGGTTCACCACTCTAAAAATGAAAAGTATTTGGATAAAAATTATGGATCAACCTTAATCATTTGGGATAGGCTATTTGGCACTTTTGAAGAAGAAGTCGAAAAGCCTATTTACGGGATTACTAAACCTATTAATACATACAATCCCTTTACGTTAGTATTTCACGAGTGGATTGCATTATTTAAAGATTTAACGAAAGCTAGATCTATAAAAGAAGCATATTTAACAGCTTTTGGAAGTCCTGTGGATTATCATAAATCTGAAATGAAAAAAATGGAACTTAGCAGTGAAGAAATTTTAAAAAAATAA
- the pyrE gene encoding orotate phosphoribosyltransferase — MILDESTAHKTAELLLQINAIKLNPQEPFIWASGLKSPIYCDNRIILSYPPIRNFIVSELAKSIETLFGKPDIIAGVATGAIGVGAIIADYLGLPFVYVRPEPKKHGRKNQIEGKLDPHANVVVIEDLISTGKSSLNAIKALKEEGQANIKGMMAIFTYGFNEAETRFKEEHIDVYTLGNYDILLEEAYKTNYLNKKELELLKTWREDPANWNT, encoded by the coding sequence ATGATTTTAGATGAAAGCACAGCTCATAAGACCGCAGAACTATTATTGCAAATTAACGCAATAAAATTAAACCCACAAGAACCTTTTATTTGGGCAAGTGGTTTGAAGTCACCCATATATTGCGATAATCGAATTATCCTATCCTATCCTCCTATCAGGAATTTTATCGTTTCTGAATTAGCCAAGTCCATAGAAACCCTTTTCGGCAAACCCGATATCATTGCGGGTGTAGCCACTGGAGCCATTGGGGTTGGAGCTATAATAGCAGATTATTTAGGATTACCCTTCGTATATGTAAGGCCTGAGCCCAAAAAACATGGTAGAAAAAATCAAATAGAAGGTAAATTGGATCCACATGCCAATGTGGTTGTTATTGAAGATCTCATTAGCACAGGCAAAAGTAGTTTGAACGCTATAAAAGCGTTAAAAGAGGAAGGTCAAGCCAATATTAAAGGGATGATGGCTATATTCACTTATGGATTTAATGAAGCAGAAACCAGATTTAAAGAAGAACATATCGACGTTTACACGCTTGGTAATTATGATATCCTACTTGAAGAAGCTTACAAAACCAATTATCTAAATAAAAAAGAACTTGAATTATTAAAAACCTGGCGAGAAGATCCCGCCAATTGGAACACATAA
- a CDS encoding IS1595-like element ISPto1 family transposase, which yields MNIDNLKEEILSLSTLDRDNLLKDITDSLEHNQLVERASRRHILDNKMGGCPHCLHEKYVRFGVDKGSQRYKCKSCNRSFTEYTGTWMAGLQRKDMISSYLSLMVQEKSLDKISSELGINKKTAFDWRHKILASFDTKNDDDQDNFTGITESDETFFLRSEKGMEVKDRESRKRGGKSKKRGISKDQVAVIVTQDRKSTLDLSVAKLGRIGKVDIENAIGKRVIKDITILCSDAHHSYKGFAKDSETEFHIVNASKGERVKGKYHIQHVNSTHNRVKKWIENTFWGVSTKYLQQYMNWYRIKENIKSRSDRANAFVEETIALGTLKRYNQIESRYENLISTQT from the coding sequence ATGAACATAGATAATCTAAAAGAGGAAATACTATCACTATCCACTCTAGATCGTGATAATCTGTTAAAGGATATTACAGATTCACTTGAGCATAATCAATTGGTTGAGCGGGCTTCCCGTCGCCATATTTTAGATAATAAAATGGGCGGATGCCCACATTGTTTACATGAAAAATATGTTCGTTTTGGAGTTGACAAAGGCTCGCAGCGCTATAAGTGCAAGTCTTGCAATAGAAGCTTTACTGAATATACTGGCACTTGGATGGCGGGACTTCAAAGAAAGGATATGATTTCATCTTATTTAAGTCTTATGGTTCAAGAAAAAAGTTTAGATAAAATAAGTTCAGAATTAGGCATCAATAAAAAGACAGCCTTTGATTGGCGTCATAAGATATTAGCTTCATTCGATACTAAAAATGACGATGACCAAGACAACTTTACAGGTATTACAGAGAGTGACGAAACCTTTTTCCTAAGATCAGAAAAAGGTATGGAGGTAAAAGATAGGGAATCAAGAAAAAGAGGCGGTAAGTCTAAAAAGAGAGGTATAAGTAAAGATCAAGTTGCGGTAATTGTAACACAGGATAGAAAATCAACATTAGACCTTAGCGTGGCTAAACTCGGTCGAATAGGAAAAGTAGATATAGAAAATGCTATCGGTAAACGTGTTATAAAGGATATAACCATATTGTGTAGCGATGCCCATCACAGTTATAAAGGGTTTGCCAAAGATAGCGAAACAGAGTTCCACATCGTAAATGCATCAAAAGGAGAAAGAGTAAAAGGAAAGTATCACATACAACACGTTAATTCTACTCACAATAGAGTTAAAAAATGGATTGAAAATACCTTTTGGGGAGTATCAACAAAATATCTACAACAATATATGAATTGGTATCGAATAAAGGAAAATATAAAGTCTAGAAGCGATAGAGCCAACGCCTTTGTGGAAGAAACAATTGCTCTAGGTACATTGAAACGGTATAATCAAATCGAATCTAGATATGAAAACTTAATATCAACGCAGACCTAA
- the fbaA gene encoding class II fructose-bisphosphate aldolase, whose amino-acid sequence MSHNIKPGVATGKEVQEIFQHAKENNYALPAVNVVGSNTINAVLETAAKLNSPVILQFSNGGAQFNAGKGLSNDNELAAIKGAATGAKHVHDLAEAYGATVILHTDHCAKKLLPWIDGLLDEGEEFFKVHGKPLYSSHMIDLSEEPIEENIEICKTYLERMKKMGMTLEIELGVTGGEEDGVDNTDIDSSKLYTQPEEVAYAYEELSKVSDQFTIAAAFGNVHGVYKSGNVKLTPKILKNSQEYVSKKYNVEENHIDFVFHGGSGSTVEEIKEAIGYGVIKMNIDTDLQYAFAEGIRDYMSDHAEYVSTQIGNPEGGDVPNKKYYDPRKWLREGEKTLIARLTKAFEDLNNVNTL is encoded by the coding sequence ATGAGTCATAACATAAAACCAGGCGTTGCTACTGGAAAAGAAGTTCAAGAGATTTTCCAACATGCAAAAGAGAACAATTATGCCTTACCAGCTGTAAACGTTGTAGGGTCTAATACAATCAATGCAGTTTTAGAAACTGCTGCAAAACTAAATTCGCCAGTTATTCTTCAATTTTCGAATGGAGGTGCTCAGTTTAATGCTGGAAAAGGTTTGAGCAATGATAACGAGCTTGCAGCAATCAAGGGAGCTGCCACTGGTGCAAAACATGTTCATGATTTAGCAGAAGCTTATGGTGCAACTGTCATCTTACATACAGACCACTGTGCTAAAAAATTATTGCCATGGATCGACGGTTTGCTAGATGAAGGTGAAGAATTTTTTAAAGTTCACGGTAAACCGCTTTATAGTTCTCATATGATTGACTTGTCGGAAGAGCCTATAGAAGAGAACATAGAGATCTGTAAGACATACTTGGAGAGAATGAAGAAAATGGGAATGACTTTAGAAATCGAACTTGGAGTAACAGGAGGTGAAGAAGATGGCGTAGACAATACAGATATAGATTCTTCTAAGCTTTACACACAGCCTGAGGAAGTTGCTTATGCCTACGAAGAGTTGAGCAAAGTATCCGATCAATTTACAATCGCTGCAGCTTTTGGAAATGTACATGGAGTCTACAAGTCAGGTAATGTAAAATTAACCCCAAAGATTCTTAAAAATTCTCAAGAATACGTATCCAAAAAATACAATGTCGAAGAAAATCATATCGATTTCGTCTTTCATGGAGGAAGTGGTTCTACAGTAGAAGAGATAAAAGAGGCTATTGGATATGGGGTGATCAAAATGAATATTGATACAGATCTTCAATATGCGTTTGCAGAAGGCATAAGAGATTACATGAGTGATCATGCTGAGTATGTTTCTACTCAAATTGGAAATCCTGAAGGAGGCGATGTTCCAAACAAAAAATATTACGATCCTAGAAAGTGGCTTAGAGAAGGTGAAAAAACATTAATAGCCAGATTAACAAAAGCTTTCGAGGATTTAAACAACGTCAACACGTTATAA